tttataaaaattttgacatatcgataaattttgtataaattttaataaatttaaatgtattttttaaagtcgattgagtcttagtttgatTGGCATGCgcattgttgccaatgcaaGAGAACGTGGTTTCGAGTGTGCTGAAGctcattatcctcctatttataggttgggaGGGGCTTTAATTAGTACTAAACATTCTATAAAAAAGGTAGATATAATCAGAAcctaatttgttattattacgTTATCAAATTAGTCTGGTAAAGTTTTTATggttttgtaaatgaaattttttgtaaaaaatttaattttcaagaaatttttttacaacAGAATTCAATAATTGGATTGTTAGAGTTATGCAATGTAGAATTGAATACTGCTCTTGTTTTAAAGAGCGGTGAATTATCATATATTGACTTGTTACAAAACAGACATGAAGAACAGAGCTAGCATTTTGATTTGCTTTATAGCTTAACAATGGCGGTGTGAGCTTTTCCCTGCATTTTCATGGCGAACTTTTGCCTGATGTAATCGATGTACTTGATGTTTCTATAACTTCTAGGGAGATGCTTCTCATTCACCATTGAATCCAGTGGACCTATTTGGACTTCATCACCTGGCATCACAAATGTTGCAATTGACATTCTGGGTTTCTTCTCATTGCTGATAGCTCTATGTTCAATGCTTTTATACATTCCATTGCTCAGAATCTGATAAAAACAAGACAGGAAACAGAAATTGTATTCTAGGATTGATAAAGGTCAAATTAAATCCATTCAGTCATTATGCTAgaagttagaaatttttttgtaagGGGTGACtttgacttaataaatttaatggcTACCGTTCGAGTATCCATTACAcataatatagggactaatgcaaaatttgaccattggtaaaatatttgactcataaaaaCATTATAGCTAACCTCAATAGCATCACCAATGTTGACCACAAGAGAATTCGGGATTGGTTTAGCATCAATCCATACTTCTTTGTGCTTAATTTGAAGGCCATTGATCTCATCATCTTGTAGTAGCAAAGTGAATAGACTTCCATCAGAATGAGGACTAATACCAAGAACAAGATCAGGCCTTGAACATGTTGGATAATAGTTCATTCTTATTCCTTGTTGAAACTCTCCTAGCTTCCTTTTCAATCCATTTTCGTCCATCCCCATTAACACCGATAAGTTAGCATCGATCTTGTTCGAAACCTTTCGTATTTCTGTTGAATATTCTTCCACCGCCTCTCTGTTTCAACATATCCGTATCAGATACATACCTGTATTGCCCGAGTAACATAATAGCTTAACAAACAAGAAAGAATGCATACTTGAAACCTGGTAAAGTGAGTGGCCAAAACTTGAAATTCCTGGTTTCATGGGGAAATGTCTTTAAGAACATCATGTCACACCAATCAAGTTTCTGTTTCTCTGAGACCACAAAGTTTTGCCCATACCCTTGAATCTCATTAGCTCCCTTTGCACACTTGGATTTCTCTTGGAATGGCAATTCAAAGAAAGCTGCCATAGCTGCCTTCATGTTAACCATGATCTCCTCTCTAACCCCATGATTTATTATCTACAAAAATAGGATAACCCCGGGTGAGTGTCAAATACGAATATGTGCTTAATACAGGTGTTTGGTTTTACCTGGAAAAAGCCCCACTCCTTGCAGGCAAGATCTAGCTTCCTTATTTCATTTGCATCCTTTTGAGCTAACATGGAGAAATCTATGACGGGGACTTGAAGTGAATCAAACAGGTTCTGAGAAATTAATGGCCTGTCTTTCGGTTCTTGTATGTATCTTTCAGGGACTGATTGAGAATCATTCTTCAATATCTCTTGGATGTTTGGAACTAGCAAAGATTTGCCCCATCCCAATCCCTCCCCTTTCTCAACACTTGCTTTTACAACTTTGAGCTCCATTAATAGCAAAAATGGTAGCAAAGTTGATTCTTTCAATGGGAACTTGGTTTATCTTCCAGCAAAAATTTGGGAGCTTTGCTTCTGGTTTTGACTTGATACTTAAAAATGGTGGGTGAAAAGTGGGATTTGATCATTGTAATACTAAATTGAGATGAactttcaatttattatatgttGAAATTGTTATGGAACCTAAGCACATGCCTCATctattttattatgcaattaatGTTAAGAATTCATGTTAGGATTACtaggtaaaatatattatgatattCATGGGAGAAATTAATCATCCAACttggaattttaatttatttttaataaaaaagtttgTGGATGAAGAATCAAGATTGTCAAAAGCTTTAATGAGGACAGAGTTCTTTGCaactttaaatttcttttaagggtttataatgtttaattcaGTTGCAGTGATTATAGTGATTGAGATGTATTATCTTTGTGATTGCGAATCAAAATGATTaatctaaattcaaataaagttgagatttaattataaaaaattaataactcaaattgaattaacccaaaccccaaaatgatttgattttaaaatgaattgaatccaaaataatttgaactcataatgataaaaatgacaaaatcgaaaaataaactaaacccAAAATGATCCAAATATGAAAGGTCTCAAACTCAAACCAAAAATatctaaacttaaaactaaccTAATCCAAAATGACTAAAGCgctttaaaaatgatagaaacAAATAATCCCAAATGACCTGAAGTCGAAtttcaaatccaaataaaacctaaaaaaattttaagttgaccCAAtccaaaaaaaacttatttgacAAGCTAAGTCTATCTGAGATAATTTAAAGCCATGATCCACTAATAGACATGTGGTCCATTAGTAGAATGTTGGACTTTTAGTTCCCCACCAAGCCTTCAAAGTTTATAGAAAGAAATTATATGATACAAAATCAAATG
This genomic window from Gossypium raimondii isolate GPD5lz chromosome 10, ASM2569854v1, whole genome shotgun sequence contains:
- the LOC105775067 gene encoding S-norcoclaurine synthase 1 → MELKVVKASVEKGEGLGWGKSLLVPNIQEILKNDSQSVPERYIQEPKDRPLISQNLFDSLQVPVIDFSMLAQKDANEIRKLDLACKEWGFFQIINHGVREEIMVNMKAAMAAFFELPFQEKSKCAKGANEIQGYGQNFVVSEKQKLDWCDMMFLKTFPHETRNFKFWPLTLPGFKEAVEEYSTEIRKVSNKIDANLSVLMGMDENGLKRKLGEFQQGIRMNYYPTCSRPDLVLGISPHSDGSLFTLLLQDDEINGLQIKHKEVWIDAKPIPNSLVVNIGDAIEILSNGMYKSIEHRAISNEKKPRMSIATFVMPGDEVQIGPLDSMVNEKHLPRSYRNIKYIDYIRQKFAMKMQGKAHTAIVKL